In Vanessa cardui chromosome 28, ilVanCard2.1, whole genome shotgun sequence, one genomic interval encodes:
- the LOC124541734 gene encoding cytoplasmic dynein 2 intermediate chain 2-like — MSGLSGYDSEVVGFDCVTQDTRSLASSSVQTTEFSEQGIATQTSLSKDEGCMTQPEDGDTNESEIPAGLNEFLRRVAPAMMEQLEQNDREFVNESSDSDEEDVIAAKLLQEIKLKHGLGCGDHDTSILGVTWSSAGNSIAVSIGAMQHETWCQNSGLIKVFMLKRSEERFVQAMEVTEKDCVSVLKYHPTVAALLAYGTTSGEIVLCNLRNGSLDEGTQLASPAGCHGSRRVSALRWADAPLANTFLMMQITSKGKRRGAADQVLFSAGCDGTLNAWQVNADQKVFENIVCYNINGDQKLAPDITCFDFIVIYPLRPTDEKVPDDVFVVGTKTGKLFLCEIKAEAEGCDPVYDVLEGHGTCVLDVAFSYQRPGIFVSISMDSELRVYDISQGSPLKIVCLDIPISCMSWLSPPCVVLGLSGCEESLRVYNVNSGRVVLVTGMNGCGDVTCVSVNQFGSCRVAAGDSDGNVKVWELPTRHFKLSDDDLDF; from the exons ATGTCTGGTTTAAGCGGGTACGACAGCGAAGTCGTGGGCTTCGACTGCGTTACTCAAGACACCAGATCCCTCGCCAGCAGTTCAGTTCAGACCACGGAGTTCAGTGAGCAGGGCATCGCTACTCAGACGTCCTTGTCGAAAGACGAGGGCTGCATGACCCAGCCCGAAGACGGAGACACGAACGAATCAGAAATACCCGCGGGTCTGAACGAGTTTCTCAGGCGAGTTGCTCCAGCCATGATGGAGCAATTGGAACAAAACGACAGGGAATTCGTCAACGAGTCCTCAGATTCTGACGAAGAAGACGTCATCGCCGCGAAACTATTGCAAGAGATCAAACTCAAGCACGGCCTCGGGTGCGGCGACCACGACACCTCCATACTAGGCGTCACTTGGAGCAGCGCCGGTAACTCGATCGCTGTGTCCATCGGCGCGATGCAACACGAAACCTGGTGTCAGAACTCCGGCCTCATCAAAGTATTCATGCTGAAGAGGAGCGAGGAACGGTTCGTCCAAGCTATGGAGGTTACTGAAAAAGATTGCGTCAGTGTTCTGAAGTACCACCCAACTGTCGCCGCCTTGTTGGCATATGGGACCACTTCTGGTGAAATTGTACTTTGTAATTTGAGAAATGGGAGCTTGGATGAAGGCACCCAGTTGGCTTCACCGGCTGGATGCCACGGGTCCAGGCGGGTCTCGGCTCTGCGCTGGGCAGACGCGCCGCTAGCGAACACTTTCTTGATGATGCAGATTACTAGCAAGGGGAAGCGACGTGGGGCTGCTGATCAG GTTCTATTCTCCGCTGGATGTGACGGCACCCTAAACGCGTGGCAGGTGAACGCTGATCAAAAAGTATTCGAGAATATAGTTTGCTACAATATCAACGGCGACCAGAAACTGGCACCCGATATAACGTGCTTCGATTTCATTGTGATCTATCCGTTGCGCCCGACTGACGAGAAAGTCCCCGATGATGTCTTCGTGGTGGGGACGAAGACTGGGAAGTTATTCCTGTGCGAGATTAAGGCGGAAGCTGAGGGTTGCGATCCGGTGTACGATGTCCTCGAGGGGCACGGGACTTGCGTCCTCGACGTGGCCTTCAGCTATCAGAGACCGGGCATATTCGTCTCCATATCCATGGATTCCGAGCTGAGGGTCTATGATATCAGCCAGGGGAGTCCGTTGAAG ATTGTCTGTCTCGACATTCCGATATCGTGTATGAGCTGGTTGTCGCCGCCGTGCGTGGTGCTGGGTCTGTCTGGTTGCGAGGAGTCTCTGCGCGTGTACAACGTGAACAGCGGCCGGGTTGTTCTCGTAACCGGGATGAATGGCTGCGGCGATGTCACTTGTGTATCTGTCAACCAGTTTGG atcGTGTCGCGTCGCCGCTGGCGACAGCGACGGCAATGTTAAGGTTTGGGAGCTGCCCACGCGACACTTCAAGCTATCGGACGACGACTTagacttttaa
- the LOC124541346 gene encoding cytoplasmic dynein 2 intermediate chain 2-like: MSNSTCVLFSAGCDGTLNAWQVNADQKVFENIVCYNINGDQKLAPDITCFDFIVIYPLRPTDEKVPDDVFVVGTKTGKLFLCKIKAEAEGCNPVYDVLEGHGTCVLDVAFSYQRPGIFVSISMDSELRVYDISQGSPLKIVCLDIPISCMSWLSPPCVVLGLSGCEESLRVYNVNSGRVVPVTGMNGCGDVTCVSVNQFGSCRVAAGDSDGNVKVWELPTRHFKLSDDDLDF; the protein is encoded by the exons atgTCTAATTCTACCTgt GTTCTATTCTCCGCTGGATGTGACGGCACCCTAAACGCGTGGCAGGTGAACGCTGATCAAAAAGTATTCGAAAATATAGTTTGCTACAATATCAACGGCGACCAGAAACTGGCACCCGATATAACGTGCTTCGATTTCATTGTGATCTATCCGTTGCGCCCGACTGACGAGAAAGTCCCCGATGATGTTTTCGTGGTGGGGACGAAGACTGGGAAGTTATTCCTGTGCAAGATTAAGGCGGAAGCTGAGGGTTGCAATCCGGTGTACGATGTCCTCGAGGGGCACGGGACTTGCGTCCTCGACGTGGCCTTCAGCTATCAGAGACCGGGCATATTCGTCTCCATATCCATGGATTCCGAGCTGAGGGTGTATGATATCAGCCAGGGGAGTCCGTTGAAG ATTGTCTGTCTCGACATTCCGATATCGTGTATGAGCTGGTTGTCGCCGCCGTGCGTGGTGCTGGGTCTGTCTGGTTGCGAGGAGTCTCTGCGCGTGTACAACGTGAACAGCGGCCGGGTTGTTCCCGTAACCGGGATGAATGGCTGCGGCGATGTCACTTGTGTGTCTGTCAACCAGTTTGG atcGTGTCGCGTCGCCGCTGGCGACAGCGACGGCAATGTTAAGGTTTGGGAGCTGCCCACGCGACACTTCAAGCTATCGGACGACGACTTagacttttaa